From Verrucomicrobia bacterium S94, the proteins below share one genomic window:
- a CDS encoding TonB-dependent receptor, translating into MRIRLLCIVLLILPVSVFAEAEEKIAVYAWQQDELALVPVDTASDVTVIDRETIEGSGAVSVPDLLRNEANILIRSTSGNVNDGQIAMRGFGENSHLRTLILVDGHKMNRPDMGVAGWASLPVMNIERIEVIRGGQNVLYGDNALAGVISITTKRGADTGTQVRGTMGEFGYLGGYIGHGGTAGPLDYYVGIDTYESDGFRSNSLSRATTLTGSLAWYVNDSDMVSLRVSQTDSHQQYPGPLLYEQMMEDPTQSFYSGDEYSESLEHQASLIWKTSRNWGEARMAFGAGRREGEWQLPGRSADDLQYGFSLGPRIKLGGNDHFVLTGIDASYDTLDHTNDLQADPDYASSEGTFRRVTLQPYVFAQKTLRDRWILGGGARYEHAATDNDFDDYIDSQILPYIDTNRGQIPNPDYNPDPDLDPLTSYDETVKKEGWAATLSLTRKFNRNLEGWIRYDRSYRYPTLDEAAAYNEFELSEPLNTALDPEEGDQYVTGARWADEQWRFQWSAYALFMDNEIVYDQVQQLNRNLGRTKRLGTEFEVALDRGWYGANTRWTVQEAKLDDGEYEGNTVPLVPPYHGVVSGWVDPVERLRLTLTWSYVAAQYQGNDEANAAAKMDAYGLLGLQADIRMSPHVRLHIGMDNLLDEIYATSAYGGVYYPGAGRSFRCSMMMEF; encoded by the coding sequence ATGCGTATCCGGCTGCTGTGCATAGTTCTGCTGATTCTTCCGGTTTCCGTGTTTGCGGAGGCTGAGGAGAAGATTGCGGTCTATGCCTGGCAGCAGGATGAACTGGCCCTGGTTCCGGTGGACACGGCGTCGGATGTGACGGTGATTGACCGGGAGACCATTGAGGGATCCGGTGCGGTTTCCGTGCCGGATCTTCTGCGGAATGAGGCCAATATTCTGATCCGCAGTACGTCGGGCAATGTGAACGACGGGCAGATTGCCATGCGCGGGTTCGGTGAGAATTCGCATCTGCGGACGCTGATTCTGGTGGACGGGCATAAAATGAACCGTCCGGATATGGGCGTGGCCGGCTGGGCGAGTCTGCCGGTGATGAATATCGAGCGGATTGAGGTGATCCGCGGCGGGCAGAATGTGCTTTATGGCGATAATGCGTTGGCGGGGGTTATCAGTATTACCACCAAACGCGGGGCGGATACAGGAACGCAGGTGCGCGGTACGATGGGAGAGTTCGGCTATCTCGGCGGCTACATCGGTCACGGCGGAACGGCGGGGCCGCTTGATTATTATGTCGGGATCGATACGTACGAATCCGATGGTTTCCGTTCGAATTCGCTGTCGCGGGCGACCACGCTGACCGGCAGTCTGGCCTGGTATGTCAACGATTCGGATATGGTTTCGCTGCGGGTGTCGCAAACGGACAGCCATCAGCAGTATCCCGGCCCGCTGCTCTACGAGCAGATGATGGAGGATCCGACGCAGTCGTTTTATTCCGGGGATGAATATTCGGAATCGCTTGAGCATCAGGCCTCACTGATCTGGAAAACGTCCAGAAACTGGGGTGAAGCGCGAATGGCGTTCGGGGCCGGCCGCAGAGAGGGTGAATGGCAGCTGCCGGGAAGGTCGGCGGATGATCTGCAATATGGATTTTCTCTGGGGCCGAGGATTAAACTGGGAGGAAACGACCATTTTGTACTGACCGGGATCGATGCGTCGTACGATACGCTGGATCATACCAACGATCTGCAGGCGGATCCCGATTATGCCAGTTCGGAGGGGACTTTCCGCCGGGTAACGCTTCAGCCGTATGTCTTTGCTCAGAAAACACTGCGCGATCGCTGGATTCTCGGAGGCGGTGCGCGTTATGAACATGCGGCGACCGATAATGATTTTGATGATTATATAGACAGTCAGATTCTGCCCTACATTGATACCAACCGGGGGCAGATTCCGAATCCGGACTACAATCCTGATCCGGATCTCGATCCGTTGACCTCCTATGATGAAACCGTGAAAAAGGAGGGGTGGGCCGCAACGCTTTCCCTGACCCGGAAATTTAACCGGAACCTTGAGGGTTGGATCCGCTATGACCGAAGTTATCGTTATCCTACGCTTGATGAAGCCGCGGCCTATAATGAATTTGAGCTCAGTGAGCCGCTGAATACCGCACTTGATCCGGAGGAGGGCGATCAGTATGTGACGGGAGCCCGGTGGGCGGATGAGCAGTGGCGGTTTCAGTGGTCGGCCTATGCGTTGTTTATGGATAATGAAATTGTTTATGACCAGGTGCAGCAACTGAACCGGAATCTGGGCAGAACGAAGCGTCTGGGAACGGAATTTGAAGTGGCGCTGGATCGCGGGTGGTACGGAGCGAATACCCGCTGGACGGTTCAGGAGGCAAAACTCGACGATGGGGAATATGAGGGGAATACGGTTCCGCTTGTGCCGCCGTATCACGGGGTCGTCTCCGGCTGGGTTGATCCGGTGGAGCGGCTGCGGCTGACGCTGACCTGGTCCTATGTGGCTGCGCAGTATCAGGGAAACGATGAGGCGAATGCGGCTGCGAAAATGGATGCCTACGGCCTGCTTGGTCTGCAGGCCGACATCCGAATGAGCCCGCATGTCCGGCTGCATATCGGTATGGACAATCTGCTGGATGAAATCTATGCCACTTCGGCATACGGCGGCGTGTATTATCCGGGGGCCGGCCGCAGCTTCCGCTGTTCAATGATGATGGAGTTTTAA
- the rsmI gene encoding 16S rRNA (cytidine(1402)-2'-O)-methyltransferase: MEAGLYIVGTPIGNLGDISFRALETLKEADLIVAEDTRHTRRLTDRYEISTHMMSCHKFNEHQRAEQIIERIHGGGAVAMVTDSGMPCISDPGSRVILLCREAGIPITAVPGPAAVTTAVALSGFGEKGFIFAGFLPHKSGGRKRDLLKWADADLPVVLYESPYRLIKVLNEIEEYLGADRTVFVGRELTKKFEECTCGTPQEIRTAYEKRTVKGECVVILLPEKR, translated from the coding sequence ATGGAAGCAGGACTTTATATTGTAGGCACCCCGATCGGAAATCTTGGCGATATCTCGTTCCGGGCACTGGAAACGCTGAAAGAAGCCGATCTGATTGTGGCGGAGGATACCCGGCACACCCGCCGGCTGACCGACCGCTACGAAATTTCCACTCATATGATGAGCTGCCACAAATTCAACGAACACCAGCGCGCCGAACAGATTATCGAGCGTATACACGGCGGCGGGGCCGTGGCCATGGTCACGGATTCGGGAATGCCCTGTATTTCAGACCCGGGCTCGCGCGTTATTCTGCTCTGCCGCGAAGCCGGCATTCCCATCACCGCCGTTCCCGGTCCGGCGGCCGTCACGACCGCCGTCGCCCTCAGCGGATTCGGTGAAAAAGGGTTTATTTTTGCCGGTTTTCTACCGCACAAAAGCGGTGGACGAAAACGGGACCTGCTCAAATGGGCCGACGCCGATCTGCCGGTGGTACTCTACGAATCGCCCTACCGCCTGATCAAGGTACTGAATGAAATTGAGGAGTATCTCGGTGCAGACCGCACCGTCTTTGTGGGCCGGGAACTGACTAAAAAATTCGAGGAATGCACCTGCGGCACCCCGCAGGAAATCCGGACAGCGTATGAAAAACGAACCGTTAAAGGCGAATGTGTGGTAATCCTCCTGCCTGAAAAACGGTAA
- a CDS encoding anti-sigma factor antagonist produces the protein MGSGTNGDNLTAAYIDHTAVIRVEGRGSFKISPPMKQFIHQVMDKHSAERILIDMAECTGMDSTFMGVVAGLACLIKSKPEYQFKLVNLSDKNKKLLTTLGVDRVVDYALASDTVENCTICGNAQTLEADPSDKLEAAKTTLEAHEKLVEINPENLPKFKSVLEFLEDDVRALGGK, from the coding sequence ATGGGTTCGGGAACGAATGGCGACAACCTGACAGCGGCATATATTGACCACACGGCGGTAATCCGTGTGGAAGGACGCGGATCCTTTAAAATCAGCCCGCCGATGAAACAGTTTATCCATCAGGTGATGGACAAACATTCCGCCGAACGAATTCTGATTGATATGGCCGAATGTACCGGAATGGACAGTACCTTCATGGGCGTCGTGGCCGGACTCGCCTGTCTGATCAAAAGCAAACCCGAATATCAGTTCAAACTCGTAAACCTTTCCGACAAAAACAAAAAACTGCTCACCACCCTCGGCGTCGACCGCGTGGTGGATTATGCGCTCGCCTCCGATACGGTTGAAAACTGCACCATCTGCGGCAATGCGCAAACCCTGGAAGCTGATCCTTCCGACAAACTCGAAGCCGCAAAAACCACGCTGGAAGCCCACGAAAAACTCGTGGAAATCAATCCCGAAAATCTTCCGAAATTTAAATCCGTCCTCGAATTCCTCGAAGACGATGTCCGCGCCCTCGGCGGAAAATAG